A region of Eschrichtius robustus isolate mEscRob2 chromosome 19, mEscRob2.pri, whole genome shotgun sequence DNA encodes the following proteins:
- the CPT1C gene encoding palmitoyl thioesterase CPT1C produces the protein MAEAHQAVGFRPSLTSDAGEVELSAPMLQEIYLSGLRSWKRHLSRFWNDFLSGVFPASPLSWLFLFSAIQLAWFLQLDPSLGLMEKIKELLPDWGGQHHRLRGVLAAALFASCLWGALIFTLHVALRLLLSYHGWLLQPHGAMSSRTKTWLALVRIFSGRHPMLFSYQRSLPRQPVPSVQDTVRKYLESVRPVLSDEDFDWTAALAREFLRLQASLLQWYLQLKSWWASNYVSDWWEEFVYLRSRNSLMVNSNYYMMDFLYVTPTPVQAARAGNAVHALLLYRYRLNRQEILPTLLMGMRPLCSAQYEKIFNTTRIPGVHKDHIRHLRDSRHVAVFHRGRFFRVGTHSQSGLLSPRALEQQFQRILDDPSPACPHEEHLAALTAAPRDMWAQVRRSLKTQAQEALEAVEGAAFFVSLDSEPAGLTREDPAASLDAYAHALLAGRGHDRWFDKSFSLIVFSNGKLGLSVEHSWADCPISGHMWEFTLATECFQLGYSADGHCKGHPDPSLPQPQRLHWDLPDKIHLSISLALRGAKTLSGNIDCHVFPFSHFGKSFIKRCHLSSDSFIQMALQLAYFRDRGQFCLTYESTMTRLFLEGRTETVRSCTREACNFVRAMEDKEKTDPQCLALFRLAVDKHQALLKAAMSGQGVDRHLFALYIVSQFLHLQSPFLDQVHSEQWQLATSQIPVQQIHLFDVHSYPDYVSSGGGFGPADDHGYGVSYIFMGDDVITFHISSKKSSTRTDSHRLGQHIEDALLDVAALFQEGQRLKRRGLAEEGSEHSRDSLPCHTRGSRAPTTATNF, from the exons AACGATTTTCTCTCAGGTGTGTTCCCTGCTAGCCCCCTCAGTTGGCTGTTCCTCTTCAGTGCAATCCAGCttgcctggttcctccagctggATCCTTCCTTAGGACTGATGGAGAAAATCAAAGAGTTGCTGCCAGACTG gggtgGACAGCATCACAGGCTTCGGGGGGTCCTGGCGGCCGCGCTGTTTGCTTCGTGTCTGTGGGGAGCTCTGATCTTCACGCTTCATGTGGCCCTGAGGCTACTTCTGTCCTACCACGGCTGGCTCCTTCAACCCCACGGAGCCATGTCCTCACGCACCAAGACCTGGCTG GCCCTGGTTCGCATCTTCTCCGGCCGCCACCCAATGCTCTTCAGTTACCAACGCTCCCTGCCGCGTCAGCCTGTGCCCTCCGTGCAGGACACCGTGCGCAAG TATCTGGAGTCTGTCCGACCCGTCCTCTCCGACGAGGACTTCGACTGGACCGCGGCCCTAGCCCGGGAATTCCTGAGGCTGCAGGCGTCACTGCTGCAGTGGTACCTTCAGCTCAAGTCCTGGTGGGCGTCCAATTAC GTCAGCGACTGGTGGGAAGAATTTGTGTACCTGCGCTCCCGGAACTCACTGATGGTGAATAGCAACTACTATATGATG GACTTCCTGTATGTCACGCCCACTCCCGTGCAGGCCGCCCGTGCCGGGAACGCAGTCCACGCCCTCCTCCTGTACCGCTACCGCCTGAACCGCCAGGAGATCCTGCCG actttgctgatgggaatgcggCCCTTGTGCTCTGCCCAGTATGAGAAGATATTCAACACCACGCGAATTCCCGGGGTCCACAAAG ACCACATCCGCCACCTTCGTGACAGCAGACACGTGGCCGTCTTCCACCGGGGCCGATTCTTCCGCGTGGGGACCCACTCCCAGAGTGGCCTGCTTTCCCCGCGGGCCCTGGAGCAGCAGTTCCAGCGAATCCTGGACGACCCCTCTCCTGCCTGCCCCCACGAGGAGCATCTGGCGGCCTTGACCGCTGCTCCGAG GGACATGTGGGCCCAGGTGCGGAGGTCCCTGAAGACCCAGGCCCAGGAGGCCCTGGAGGCCGTCGAAGGGGCTGCTTTCTTTGTATCACTCGACTCTGAGCCCGCGGGGCTCACCAGGGAGGACCCTGCAGCTTCCTTAGACGCCTACGCCCACGCCCTGCTGGCCGGCAGGGGCCACGACCG CTGGTTTGACAAATCCTTCTCCTTAATCGTCTTCTCCAACGGGAAGCTGGGCCTCAGCGTGGAGCACTCGTGGGCTGACTGCCCCATCTCAGGACACATGTGGGAG TTCACTCTGGCCACAGAATGCTTTCAGCTGGGCTACTCGGCAGACGGTCACTGCAAGGGACACCCTGACCCCTCACTGCCCCAGCCCCAGCGGCTGCACTGGGACCTTCCAGACAAG atccatctatccatctctcTAGCCCTGAGGGGAGCCAAGACCTTGTCTGGAAACATCGACTGCCACGTCTTCCCCTTCTCCCACTTCGGCAAGAGCTTCATCAAACGCTGCCACCTCTCTTCAGACAGCTTCATCCAGATGGCCTTGCAGCTGGCCTACTTTCGG GACAGGGGTCAATTCTGCCTGACTTATGAGTCGACCATGACTCGCTTGTTCCTGGAAGGGCGGACAGAGACGGTGCGTTCTTGCACGAGGGAGGCCTGCAACTTTGTGAGAGCCATGGAGGACAAAGAGAAGACA GACCCACAGTGCCTCGCCCTGTTCCGCTTGGCGGTGGACAAGCACCAAGCCCTGCTGAAGGCAGCGATGAGTGGACAGGGGGTCGACCGCCACCTCTTTGCTCTCTACATCGTGTCCCAGTtcctccacctgcagtctcccTTCCTGGACCAG GTTCACTCGGAGCAGTGGCAGCTGGCCACCAGCCAGATTCCTGTTCAGCAAATCCACCTGTTCGACGTCCACAGTTACCCCGACTATGTTTCCTCTGGTGGTGGATTCGGGCCT GCTGATGACCATGGTTATGGTGTTTCCTACATCTTCATGGGGGATGATGTGATCACCTTCCACATCTCCAGCAAAAAATCAAGCACAAGAACG GACTCCCACCGGCTGGGGCAGCACATCGAGGATGCATTGTTGGACGTGGCCGCCCTTTTCCAGGAGGGGCAGCGTCTTAAGCGCAGAGGGTTAGCGGAGGAGGGCTCGGAGCACAGCCGTGACTCTCTCCCCTGCCATACCAGGGGCTCCAGGGCACCCACGACAGCCACTAACTTCTGA